In the Hevea brasiliensis isolate MT/VB/25A 57/8 chromosome 8, ASM3005281v1, whole genome shotgun sequence genome, TAGTGGTTTTGATTTTGTCCCTCTTATAGGGATGACTGAGGCATTAGCTGCTGCAGCTTCAGCAACAGCAGTTGAGGCATACAAAGATGTGAGAAACATAATTGGGTCCATTGATGGAGCAATAGACTATGCAAAAAATTTAGAAAAGAATTATGAAAGGTTGAAAGAGGATGCAAAGAAGCTGTATGCAAGGAGGGATGATTTGTTGGCTAAAATAAACACAGATAAGAGAAAACAAGCCACCAAAGAATGTGAAGTGTGGATTTGCAAGGTGAACAAAATTGAAAAAGAGGTGCTAAACCTGGAAGCCGAATATGAGGAGCAAAAGAAGCATCATCGCTTTTGGCAGTATCCAAATCTTAGCAAATGCATGGCAGAGAAGCTTGATGATTTGTGCCGTTGCTGGGCAGAAGGAAGCTCTTTTGCAACAGGTGTGGTAGTTGAGAGGTCACCTGAGCCTATCATTAAAGTAAAAGCCCCAAGAATAGAGGACAAGTCATCACTCTTGAGGACTGTTGAAAAGATACTGGAACTCCTAAGGGATGATGATGTAAAAAGAATTGGGGTATGGGGGATGGTTGGAGTTGGGAAATCAGCAATTCTGCAAAATCTGAACAATAATGAACAAATTGCTAAAATGTTTGACATAGTAATTTTTGTGGCTTTAACAGATGAAGGCAATGAAGAAGAGTTACAGCATGCAAAAATAAAGCTAAAATGTGCAAAACAAAAGTTGCAATGTGAAATTGCACAAAGGCTGAAGTTGAATGTGGAAGGCCTTACTGACACTAAGAGAATTGCCTCAAGAATTTTTGAGGAGCTGGAGTGTAAGAGGTATTTGCTTCTTTTGGATGGTGTATGGGAATCTTTTAATTTAGATGACATAGGCATCTATGAAAATGAGAAGGATAGCAAGGTGGTTCTAGCATCTAGATACCGTGATGTTTGTATGGGTATGTGTGCTGATGATATAGTCAGGGTTGAATCACTCTCAGAAGTTGATGCTCGGAAACTCTTTCTAGAAAAATTAGGCCGACATATAAATCTCTCAGATTTTGATCCAGTAATCCCGCTTGTCATTAGGGAATGTGCCAATTTGCCACTTGTGATAGACATAGTAGCAAAAACCTTCAGAAAGAAAGATAGAATTTCTCTATGGTGGGCTGGATTGAAGAGATTGCAGAAGTGGCCTAATATTAATGATCAAGCCATGGATGAAGTACTTGATCGATTGAGATTTTGCTATGAAGAATTAGGCAAGGAAGATAAAAAGGTTTGCTTTCTCTATGTTGCATTATTTACTGAAGGTTGCAATGTCTATATGGATTATTTGCTGGAATGCTGGAGAGCTGAAGGTTTCATTCGTGATGCGGATGAGTTCACTGCACGCGACAGAGGACAAGAAATATTGAATGATCTCATCAATGTATCTTTGCTAGAGAGCTCTGAGATGAAACACATAAAGATGAATAAAGTTCTTCGTAATATGGCCCTTAAGATCTCATCAGAGAAAGAGGATTCCAAATGTTTGGTGAAAACCCATGAAGAGATACAACAGCCCCTAGAGGAGGAAGAATGGAAACAGGCGAAGCGAATCTCTTTGATGGATAACAAATTGTGTAGTTTGCCAGAAAGACCAGCTTGCAATAACCTCTCAACACTGTTGCTACAGAGAAATGGTGATTTGACAATGATCCCTGAGCAATTCTTTGGATCTATGCAAAATCTTCGAGTTCTAGACTTGCATGGAACCAAGATTACAACATTACCATTGTCTCTATCTTGCTTGCAAAGCCTCAGAGCACTCTATTTAAATTGTTGCAATCAATTAATAAAGCTCCCATCAAGAATAGACACTTTGCAGCATCTTGAGGTGCTTGATATTCGAGGCACTAAGATTAATTATTTACCCATTGAAGTTGGATGTTTGAGACAGCTGAGGTGTTTACGTATGTCATTCTCAAATATTGATGGAAGATCAAGGAGGATGGAAATTTACCGAAACATCATTTCAAAACTTTCTTTGTTGGAAGAATTGGTCATTGATGTTAGGGTGGGTAATCAATTGTGGAATGAGGTTGCAAGAGAAATGAGTGAGGAGGTAGCTACCTTGACAAAATTGACCTCTCTTTCATTTTGTTTTCCTGGAGTGGATATTCTTAAGATCTTTATCATGAAAAGCTCAATGTGGAAGCACTTTTGCTTTGCATTCCAATTTTCCATTGGTCAATATCATTCACATCCATACAGAATTGttgattattttgaatatgaagtCTGCAAGTGCTTGAAATATGCAAATGGTGAAGGCATAGATGCTGCAATAAAAGAAGTACTTGCTACAGCCAATGCACTTGAGCTACTTGGAAATAAAGGAGTTCTCAAACTATCTGATTATGGCGTTGACAATCTCAACAAGTTGAGGAGTTGTTTGATTGAAAGTTGCAATGAAATGGAAACCATTATTGACGGCAATGGGATAACGAATGTTGTATTGCAATCCTTGGAAAAGATGTACATAAGCAATCTCCCCATGTTGAAAAGCATCTGGGAGGGTTCAATACCTACTGGAAGCCTAGCTCAACTTACCACTTTAATCTTCTACAAATGCCCAAAGTTGAAAAAGATCTTCTCCAAAGGGTTGATTCAACAACTCTGTAAGCTGCAACATTTGGAAGTTGAAGATTGTTTAGAAATTGAAGAGATTATTATAGAGACAGAGAACAATGGATTGGAATCTCGTGCACTTCCAAGTCTGAAGAAACTAATACTTCTTAATCTACCAAGATTAAGGAGCATATGGATTGATGACTCACTAGAGTGGCCTTCTTTAGAAAGGACTGTGATTGCCATGTGCCCTCTGTTGGAGAGGTATCCTTAATGCAACATTTAGATCATCTAATTGCATCTTTGTATGAAACATATTTTCATTCTTGATTAAAATGGCCAGTTAATATCAATACCAGCCATGAATTAGTAGGACTGGAAGTCCTGATCTAGTTTTGTTGTATGACAATAAACCTAACTATGAAATGTCTTTTGTCGTTTGTGTTTGTGTGGGCTTTTTAGGACTACTGAACAATTTGATAAGAAATATTGGTTGGTTACTGGTGAGAGTTTTATGTTTTGTCATTTGTTTTTGTGTGGGCTTTTTTGGGAACGCTGAACAATCTGATAAGAAATATTGGTTGGTTACCGGTGAGAGTcttttatatatgtataattgACGCTAAATGAGATTTGAACTCAAAATATTAGAGTGTAGTATCACTCAAAGCTCATTGGTGGTGAGGATATAATAGGCATAATTATACCCACTTCGAATtatacaaataaaatttttaattattatataacttctggagaatatatatatatatatatatatatatatagagagagagagagagagagaggatcatTATTAGTAAGTATTAGGTGCATTAATAAGGCTCACTATACTTTTAAGAGGACAACTTATGTTCAATATTTGGATAAAGCATTATACATAAACAGAGAGAGGATCATTATTAACAAGTGTTAGGTGCAATAATAAGGTTCACTATGCTTTTAAAGGGATAACTTATGTTCAATCTTTGGATAAAGCATTATATATAGACAGAGAAGATCATTATTAACAGGTGTTGAGTGCAATAGTAAGGTTTACTATACTTTTAAGGGAGAACAACGTTTAATCTTTAGATAAAGTATTATTGGAAGGGGCAATCACGAATCCGAAATGATTAatcttttataaattataaaatggaTATAAGGAGAtccttttgaattaaaaaaaaaataattgactgAATTGGCTAAAGTggcaaaataaaatatttatttaatgttTAGTTAATTTATTGTTTTGACAAAtaatttgttaatttaattattttttgttcAATAAATTTCAAAAAGACAGTGTTGAGTGCAATAATAGGTTTACTATGCTTTTAAGGGAAAACTACGTTCAATCTTTAAATAAAGTATTGTTGGAAGGGGCGGTCACGAATTCGAAATGATTAATCTTCTATAAATTATAAAATGGATATAAGGAGATAtctttttgaattaaaaaaataataataattgactGTATTGGCTAAAGGggcaaaataaaatatttatttaatgtcTAGTTAATTTATTGTTTTGACAAAtaatttgttaatttaattattttttgttcaataaatttcaaaaagacaaaaataaatgaataatc is a window encoding:
- the LOC110652321 gene encoding disease resistance protein RPS2, which gives rise to MTEALAAAASATAVEAYKDVRNIIGSIDGAIDYAKNLEKNYERLKEDAKKLYARRDDLLAKINTDKRKQATKECEVWICKVNKIEKEVLNLEAEYEEQKKHHRFWQYPNLSKCMAEKLDDLCRCWAEGSSFATGVVVERSPEPIIKVKAPRIEDKSSLLRTVEKILELLRDDDVKRIGVWGMVGVGKSAILQNLNNNEQIAKMFDIVIFVALTDEGNEEELQHAKIKLKCAKQKLQCEIAQRLKLNVEGLTDTKRIASRIFEELECKRYLLLLDGVWESFNLDDIGIYENEKDSKVVLASRYRDVCMGMCADDIVRVESLSEVDARKLFLEKLGRHINLSDFDPVIPLVIRECANLPLVIDIVAKTFRKKDRISLWWAGLKRLQKWPNINDQAMDEVLDRLRFCYEELGKEDKKVCFLYVALFTEGCNVYMDYLLECWRAEGFIRDADEFTARDRGQEILNDLINVSLLESSEMKHIKMNKVLRNMALKISSEKEDSKCLVKTHEEIQQPLEEEEWKQAKRISLMDNKLCSLPERPACNNLSTLLLQRNGDLTMIPEQFFGSMQNLRVLDLHGTKITTLPLSLSCLQSLRALYLNCCNQLIKLPSRIDTLQHLEVLDIRGTKINYLPIEVGCLRQLRCLRMSFSNIDGRSRRMEIYRNIISKLSLLEELVIDVRVGNQLWNEVAREMSEEVATLTKLTSLSFCFPGVDILKIFIMKSSMWKHFCFAFQFSIGQYHSHPYRIVDYFEYEVCKCLKYANGEGIDAAIKEVLATANALELLGNKGVLKLSDYGVDNLNKLRSCLIESCNEMETIIDGNGITNVVLQSLEKMYISNLPMLKSIWEGSIPTGSLAQLTTLIFYKCPKLKKIFSKGLIQQLCKLQHLEVEDCLEIEEIIIETENNGLESRALPSLKKLILLNLPRLRSIWIDDSLEWPSLERTVIAMCPLLERYP